The following are encoded together in the Bacillota bacterium genome:
- a CDS encoding transposase, with translation MVDEQDQTQPRLLCINLDDYIPEDHMLRLIKEKVDFKFVRDRVRHLYSDKGRPSIDPIRLVKMWLIGYLYGIPSERRLEQEIKLNLAYRWFLDLQVDDRIPDHSTLSRNRNERFAGTDLFLAFFEEIVEQCKAAGLVQGEAVVTDSTHIRANASHGSKETVVVAKTPRDYWAYLDSAEIWFIQSSASKDSKADWLNGCSSPTLSSALSHGRQAVQVVSPNGPGHPAPHPAMAT, from the coding sequence GTGGTTGACGAGCAGGATCAGACACAGCCAAGGCTGCTGTGCATAAACCTGGACGATTATATACCAGAGGACCACATGCTCCGCCTGATCAAAGAGAAGGTTGACTTCAAGTTCGTCCGGGACAGAGTTCGCCATCTTTACAGTGACAAGGGTCGCCCGTCGATTGATCCGATCAGGCTGGTCAAGATGTGGCTGATCGGTTATCTGTACGGGATCCCGTCCGAACGCCGCTTGGAGCAGGAGATCAAGTTGAACCTGGCCTATCGCTGGTTCCTCGATCTTCAGGTCGACGACCGGATCCCGGATCACTCCACGCTGTCCCGGAACCGCAATGAACGCTTCGCCGGCACGGACCTCTTCCTGGCCTTCTTCGAGGAGATCGTTGAGCAGTGCAAAGCTGCGGGATTGGTCCAGGGCGAAGCCGTTGTGACCGACTCCACTCACATCAGGGCCAATGCCAGTCACGGCAGCAAGGAGACAGTCGTAGTGGCAAAGACTCCGCGCGACTACTGGGCTTACCTAGATTCCGCTGAAATATGGTTCATCCAGTCCTCTGCAAGCAAGGACTCGAAGGCCGACTGGCTGAATGGCTGTTCTTCTCCTACCCTGTCCTCAGCTCTATCCCATGGTCGCCAGGCGGTTCAGGTTGTGAGCCCAAATGGCCCCGGCCACCCAGCACCGCACCCCGCGATGGCCACGTAG